In the genome of Dunckerocampus dactyliophorus isolate RoL2022-P2 chromosome 6, RoL_Ddac_1.1, whole genome shotgun sequence, one region contains:
- the adra2a gene encoding alpha-2A adrenergic receptor, translated as MEFDNNTNQTLPGVTPMSLHISLPLTVLVGIMILLTVFGNVLVVIAVFTSRALKAPQNLFLVSLASADILVATLVMPFSLANELMGYWYFGEVWCEIYLALDVLFCTASIAHLCAISLDRYWSITQAIEYNLKRTPRRIKCIIFIVWVIAAVISFPPLITMEKENRKEDPVCKINNDKWYVISSCIGSFFLPCVIMVLVYVRIYQIAKKRTRAPPGDRKRKDKSDTMAPSNQRENGLAAGEADKLKDQGDIELREGGGGKEGEVNGVDIEESSSSDHKVNNPCSMKKKSAKGKSKIKPGDSEVQKKSTKGSRWKGRQNREKRFTFVLAVVIGVFVICWFPFFFTYMLMTLCESCPVPATLFKFFFWFGYCNSALNPIIYTIFNNDFRRSFKKILCRRDMRRYG; from the coding sequence ATGGAGTTTGACAACAACACCAACCAGACGCTCCCGGGGGTGACCCCCATGAGCCTGCATATCTCCCTGCCACTCACGGTGCTGGTGGGCATCATGATCCTGCTGACAGTGTTTGGGAACGTCCTGGTGGTCATAGCTGTGTTTACGAGCCGGGCCCTGAAGGCGCCGCAGAACTTATTTCTGGTGTCTCTGGCATCAGCGGACATACTGGTGGCCACCCTAGTGATGCCCTTCTCCTTGGCCAACGAGCTGATGGGATATTGGTACTTTGGAGAGGTGTGGTGTGAGATCTATCTGGCCCTCGATGTTCTTTTCTGCACCGCCTCCATCGCTCACCTCTGTGCCATCAGCTTGGACCGCTACTGGTCCATCACGCAGGCCATTGAGTACAACCTGAAGAGGACACCGCGCCGCATCAAGTGCATCATCTTCATCGTTTGGGTCATCGCAGCTGTTATCTCCTTCCCGCCTCTCATCACCATGGAGAAGGAAAACCGCAAAGAGGACCCTGTTTGCAAGATCAACAATGACAAGTGGTACGTCATCTCCTCCTGCATTGGCTCCTTCTTCCTTCCGTGTGTCATCATGGTGCTGGTCTATGTCAGGATCTACCAGATCGCCAAAAAGAGGACACGGGCGCCACCAGGGGACCGGAAGCGAAAGGACAAGTCAGACACCATGGCTCCGTCTAACCAGAGGGAGAATGGGCTGGCTGCAGGTGAGGCGGACAAGCTTAAGGACCAGGGGGACATCGAGCTgagggaaggaggaggagggaaagaAGGCGAGGTCAATGGTGTGGACATTGAGGAGTCGTCCTCTTCTGACCATAAAGTCAATAATCCCTGCTCCATGAAAAAGAAATCAGCCAAGGGAAAAAGCAAAATCAAACCAGGTGACAGCGAAGTGCAGAAGAAGAGCACCAAAGGAAGCCGTTGGAAGGGTCGCCAGAACCGAGAGAAACGCTTCACCTTCGTACTGGCGGTGGTCATCGGCGTCTTTGTCATCTGCTGGTTCCCCTTCTTCTTCACGTACATGCTGATGACGCTGTGTGAGTCGTGCCCCGTCCCAGCCACCCTATTCAAGTTCTTCTTCTGGTTTGGCTATTGCAACAGCGCACTCAACCCCATCATCTACACCATCTTCAATAATGACTTTCGCAGGTCCTTCAAGAAGATTCTTTGCAGGAGGGACATGAGAAGATACGGCTGA